From the Cololabis saira isolate AMF1-May2022 chromosome 13, fColSai1.1, whole genome shotgun sequence genome, the window tatttaattattttaaaactttcaggCCAAACATTTCCGCTATTCACTCTTGTCAAACTTGCGCAAacttaacaacaacaatacgCCCATGTTCTTAAAGGGCCAGCGCGCCCGTCAGGGCGGCGGAGCGGGCCGGAGCGGAGCGCGCTGTAAAGAGTGTACTGCCCCTTTAAAACGTGGCGGTGCGGGAAGTAGATGCGGAGCTGCCACAGCTAGCCGGCTGGCTAATGACTGGCAGACAAACAGTAAAACTATTCAGGACATCTTCATATAACTGCACCAGGTCAGACACCAACTCCAGACTTTCAAAAAACATACATGTTATAGAAGCGCGTGTATTTGGCACAGCTGGATAGCGTTACGAGCGGAGGGTAGATGTAAAGTGGGAGTATAAAGAGCGTTAGCGGGTTAGCTGCGGCGGGACAGAAAGTAAACAGATTGTACTCACAGGGCGGCAGGGCGGTCACGTGGCACACGGACACTCACAGCTATTGTTAGGATGACTGTTTAATGGGCTGATAGGACCAGGACGGGCTTTGCGGCTCAGTAAATTACCTTTCTCATGTAGTGTTGGCGGACTGCTGTCAGGGTTAGGGACTGCTGTTGGTTCAGGTGAACTTTGGAGATCCTGCTGGAGACAGACATGCCGCGGATGTCGCTGTAATTGTGTTATAAAGCTCCTAAACACTTGTATGTAATTTACACCCCGTGGTTCATCAACAAAGAGGGGTTTCTTTATTACTAGCAGACACTGGACTACCccaataaacatttacattacaTCTGCTGCACGTAGTTTTATGTGCATTTATGTGCATATGTGCAGTTttatgtgcatatatatatatatatatatatatatatatatatatatatatatatatatatatatatatatatatatatgggtcaacgacgaataaggattttcaacaggtcaattttaaaataataaaaaaaagaatatctattgcagtaggccaaacattaaaaatgttgtgtacacataaattcatatagaaattttaaattaagtgatttcagagtttttggtcaagatgaattggcactagccttaaaaaaggtcatgtggcgCAACCGTGATTCAtagtaaaataaatgaatttccttaacatcttgacatctttttttacaCGTTTTCAGTATTgtacaaaaattgttgtttttttttatggtcgagccacatgatatttcataatttCATAATCATATTATTAAGAaattataaatacaaatgtgttgcaatcttacacactacaagacactttggaaatcatgccagatagggcagaagattgatttaaataaatttagagtgatttcaaaaaactttttcaaaacaagagtcatggtcggacggtcgcaccacatgacattttgatgcttaaaacaaaaacaaagtcccAATTTAATAATTagtattttttcttaaaattcaaatgagtccatatgtgggacaggtaggtcatatatatggtatttctttatccatttaaaccttttttgaattgaaaaaaaaatcattgacccatatatatatatatatatatatatatatatatatatatatatatatatatatatatatatatatttatttatttatttatttatttatttatttatccatttttTATTAAGAATCTCATGGTAACATGATCATAGTACTGTCATAAATGGCATAGAGAGTGGAAGCAGTACAGTCAGACATTCTCTCTTTTTCATATGCtataaaaaaattgaaataaaaataaaaaataaaacaaaacaataaccaAAAGAAAACTACAGCAACAATAATAAGACAGacagaaaaactaaacaaatggcAAAATCAAAACAGAACATAAACAATTCATGACTACCCCAACCCTTCCCCCTATTACCCAGGAATCCCAGTATCTCTGCAAACCATCAACATTAAGATATCCAATGACGCACAACAATGCTAATTTCATCCACACCATTCAGAAAGTATATGTatccactatatatatatatatatatatatatatatatatatatatatatatatatatatatatatatatatatatatacacacacacatatgtatatgtaaATATACATAAACCAACCACCACTAATTAGGTGGGAAGCGTATGTTTACTAATTTCTCTTGTCTCGTTTCTTTTAGAGTAGGATGGCGAATAAGTCCGACGACATCAGAATAGTAGTGGGTGACCACACCTTCAATGACCATCACCACTTCAGTGACCATCATGTCTTTTCGGACCATCACACCTTCACGGACCATCACACCTTCACTGATCACACCCTTGATCACTATCCTGACATAAATCCAGAGAGGTAAGGTGGTTTTTTATTGATCTTCTACTAATGTCTAGTAACAGCTCAGCCCAATATGTGAAGCTTTTTGACAGTTATTTGTCATTTGTAATGCAGGATCTATATGGATTATAATGCTACAACCCCACCGGAGCCGGAGGTGATTCAGGCTGTTACTGAAGCTCTCCAGGACGCCTGGGGAAACCCCAGTAGCAACCATGTAAAAGGTGTGGGAAACTTTATTTCTAAATGTTGTGAAACCTATGTTTTTACTTGGAATTCCTGTTAAATCAACTTATAGGTAATATCCACTAGtacatactcagctctgctctGCTTGACTCTACTCGGTTTTCAGGGTTTTCTACTGGGTGATAGTACCGGTTAGTACATCTTTTTATGGCATTAACATGGCCGGGGCTCCAACGGGGCTGAAAATGCAAGGTGACCAGGTTGCAGGCCACTGGTTGGCCAGAGAGTAACATCTCCCAACTCCTTCACACCTGCCATAGTTAAAACCTGGTAGCAGCAACCTCGATATTTACTTCACAACTAAACATTGGTGCTGTGAAAAATGGCAAGCAAACTTACTCCGTAGTGCAACAAGGAGGTCTGCACGTTTGTGTGCCTCATGGCTGACGACAGAGGGAGCTCGATGAGCAACACGGAACAAGGCCCCGCCCACATTGACTTGGTACTGAAATATAATGGAAAACTACGAAGACCGAGTACAGTTGAGGCGAGTAGAGTTGAGTCGAAAACTGTATAATGGAATAAGGGCATTAGAGGGCTGTTTCCTTTAATGGTACTTTCACAAATTCTGAATGAttggaatttattacatttattagaCCTTTCATCTACAACATGTGACGTATGTCAACATTTAAACAGTACCTTatataaatgacacatttttcCAGGTGCCATGGCCAAAGCCATTATTAATCAGTCCAGACAGAATGTTGCAAGAATGGTAGGCGGTAAAGCAGAGGACATTATATTCACGTCCGGTGGAACAGAGGTAATCACTGCTCTTTTCTGATATAGAAAAAGGCAAGAACCGTACAACTGCAGTTTACATCGAACAAATCTTCCCCTAGGCCAATAACCTGGTGCTGCACACTGCCGTAGAGCACTTCAGGAAACACTGCAAGGCTGCAGAGCAAGGTGAAGGGGACCAAAACGGATGCACTGGCCTAGCGCACATCATCTCCTCCAATGTGGAGCACGACTCCATCAGAATGACAGCCGAGCACTTAGAGAAGGAGGGCAAGGCCGGTAAGAGACCACATTTTTAACCAGCATATTTATTTACTTAGCAAGTAAGTCATTGGCTTTCTTTAACAAATTATGTGACATTCTTTCACTTACGCAATTTCTCGACTTGTCCCTTTCACAGATGTGACGTTTGTGCCTGTGTCTAAAGTGACTGCTTGTGTAGAAGTGGAAGATATTATTGCTGCCGTGCGTCCCAACACTTGTCTCATCTCTGTAATGTTAGCCAACAATGAGACAGGAGTCATCATGGTAAGAGCAGAAAGAGACTTGGAAACCTCTCGGCCTCATCTGTGTTTAtctgtttttcttctcctgTCGTGAGTTcaattttcttttaatcttataAAACTGATTCCCGTATGCCAAAACCTCTGCCTCA encodes:
- the scly gene encoding selenocysteine lyase isoform X1 encodes the protein MTGRQTVKLFRTSSYNCTRMANKSDDIRIVVGDHTFNDHHHFSDHHVFSDHHTFTDHHTFTDHTLDHYPDINPERIYMDYNATTPPEPEVIQAVTEALQDAWGNPSSNHVKGAMAKAIINQSRQNVARMVGGKAEDIIFTSGGTEANNLVLHTAVEHFRKHCKAAEQGEGDQNGCTGLAHIISSNVEHDSIRMTAEHLEKEGKADVTFVPVSKVTACVEVEDIIAAVRPNTCLISVMLANNETGVIMPIQEMCKRIRSLNKQGDRLRILLHTDAAQALGKIPVDVQDLGVDYLTIVGHKFYAPRIGALYVDGPGTRTPVHPMLFGGGQERRFRAGTENTPMIAGLGKASELVTLNLSNYQNHMQSIKLYLEEQLQSVFKDKIRFNSHYAGSDNLPNTCNVSILGPAFQGWRVLSYCRKLLASIGAACHSDRGNRPSHILLNCGIPSDVAANALRLSVGRETTKADVDAVVEDLRETVQLLEEMN